Proteins encoded within one genomic window of Macrotis lagotis isolate mMagLag1 chromosome 3, bilby.v1.9.chrom.fasta, whole genome shotgun sequence:
- the LOC141516958 gene encoding olfactory receptor 4P4-like translates to MENKNNVTEFILLGLFKSQEVKILCFVIFLFCYFAIFFGNIIIFITIVGSHLMQQPMYYFLCHLSYMDLAYTSTVVPRLIRDLIAKQKYISYNCCMTQLFTAHFLSGVEMFILVSMAFDRYVAICKPLHYMLIVNRQRCNMMLLMAWIVAFSHAFSQMLMVIRLPFCGPNQVDHYICDVKALLKLVCTDTRIPDILVIANTGMVVLATFLALVASYIVILYNLRNHSSEARRKALSTCASHVMVVVLFFVPCIATYIPPPSASQNDKEFSMFYTVFAPMLNPLIYTLRNTEMKNAMKKVWTMKKN, encoded by the coding sequence ATGGAAAATAAGAACAATGTCACAGAATTCATTCTCTTGGGACTGTTCAAGAGCCAGGAGGTCAAAATCTTATGTTTTGTAATCTTCTTGTTCTGTTATTTTGCCATATTCTTTGGAAACATTATTATCTTCATCACTATCGTAGGCAGTCATTTGATGCAACAACCCATGTACTATTTTCTCTGTCATTTGTCCTACATGGATCTTGCCTATACTTCTACTGTGGTTCCCAGGCTAATCAGGGACTTAATAgccaaacaaaaatatatttcctataaTTGCTGTATGACTCAGCTCTTTACTGCTCATTTTCTTTCAGGTGTCGAGATGTTCATCCTGGTGTCTATGGCCTTTGATCGTTATGTTGCCATTTGTAAACCTTTGCATTACATGTTAATTGTGAATAGACAGAGATGTAACATGATGCTCTTGATGGCCTGGATAGTCGCCTTTTCACATGCTTTTTCCCAGATGCTCATGGTCATTAGATTACCTTTTTGTGGCCCAAATCAAGTGGATCACTATATATGTGATGTGAAAGCCCTATTGAAACTTGTCTGCACTGATACACGAATCCCTGATATCTTAGTCATTgcaaatactggaatggttgtcTTGGCCACCTTCCTGGCCTTGGTGGCATCTTACATTGTTATATTATACAACCTTAGGAACCATTCATCAGAGGCTCGACGTAAAGCCCTGTCCACCTGTGCTTCCCATGTCATGGTGGTTGTTCTATTTTTTGTTCCCTGTATTGCTACCTATATTCCACCTCCCAGTGCCAGCCAAAATGATAAGGAGTTCTCAATGTTTTACACAGTCTTTGCACCCATGTTAAACCCTCTCATCTATACGCTAAGAAATACAGAGATGAAGAATGCTATGAAGAAGGTAtggacaatgaaaaaaaattga
- the LOC141519629 gene encoding olfactory receptor 4P4-like, with protein MENQNNVTEFVLLGLSINQELKIVCIIIFLFCYFAIFLGNFIIIITITFSHLNQQPMYYFLCHLSMMDLAYTSTVFPRLIRDLIAKEKTISFNCCMTQLFAGHFLAAVETCILVFMAFDRYVAICKPLYYMMIMNRQRCNTMVLMSWVVAFLHAIVQMFMVVRLPFCGPNQIDHYICDFKPLLNLVCADTHIAGILVIANSGMIVLTTFLVLVASYIVILYSLRNHSSEGRRKALSTCGSHVTVVVLFFVPCISTYIRPPSASKNDKEFSMFYTVVGPVLNPLIYTLRNSEMKNAMQKVWSKNIIFDKKDGF; from the coding sequence atggaaaatcaaaacaatgtCACAGAATTTGTTCTTTTGGGACTTTCCATAAACCAGGAACTCAAAATTGTATGTATTATAATCTTCTTGTTCTGCTATTTTGCAATTTTCCTGGGgaacttcatcatcattatcactatcACATTCAGTCATCTGAACCAACAACCAATGTACTATTTCTTGTGTCATTTGTCCATGATGGATCTGGCATATACATCCACTGTATTCCCTCGACTCATCAGGGACTTAATTGCTAAGGAAAAAACAATATCCTTTAATTGTTGTATGACTCAGCTCTTCGCTGGTCACTTCCTAGCTGCTGTTGAGACCTGCATTTTAGTGTTCATGGCCTTTGATCGCTATGTTGCCATTTGTAAACCCTTATACTATATGATGATAATGAATCGACAGAGATGTAACACAATGGTTCTTATGTCCTGGGTGGTGGCCTTTTTGCATGCCATAGTTCAGATGTTCATGGTTGTTAGGTTACCATTTTGTGGGCCTAATCAAATAGATCACTATATATGTGATTTCAAACCCCTCTTAAATCTTGTCTGTGCAGACACACATATTGCTGGCATCTTAGTCATCGCTAATTCTGGAATGATTGTGTTAACTACGTTTCTTGTTTTAGTGGCATCCTATATTGTCATATTATACAGTCTTAGAAATCATTCATCAGAAGGTCGTCGCAAAGCCCTCTCCACTTGTGGTTCCCATGTCACGGTGGTTGTTCTGTTTTTTGTGCCCTGTATTTCCACCTATATTCGACCTCCCAGTGCcagtaaaaatgataaagaattttCCATGTTTTACACTGTCGTTGGACCAGTGCTGAATCCCCTTATCTACACATTGAGAAATTCAGAGATGAAAAATGCCATGCAGAAGGTATGGTCAAAAAATATCATATTTgataaaaaagatggattttaa